One Ricinus communis isolate WT05 ecotype wild-type chromosome 2, ASM1957865v1, whole genome shotgun sequence DNA segment encodes these proteins:
- the LOC107261502 gene encoding uncharacterized protein LOC107261502, whose protein sequence is MITRSNLAEQLREYQIRSKHDWASFSFFSSTSNLTSSRVDVVVFVIWELIILAFLVFSAVSLYFRHMQLAFILVCITLLLLLCMKVTKQVRLARKKKRRMLLPLSM, encoded by the exons ATGATAACGCGATCGAATCTGGCAGAGCAATTGCGAGAGTATCAGATTCGATCGAAGCATGATTGGGcttctttctccttcttctcttCCACCTCTAATCTAACTTCTTCtag GGTGGATGTTGTGGTATTTGTAATATGGGAACTCATCATTCTAGCATTCTTGGTTTTTTCAGCAGTATCTTTATACTTTAGGCATATGCAACTGGCCTTTATCTTAGTATGCATCACATTGCTATTACTTTTATGCATGAAAGTTACAAAGCAAGTGAGATTGGCtaggaaaaagaaacgaagAATGCTTCTACCTTTGTCTATGTAA